A genome region from bacterium SCSIO 12844 includes the following:
- a CDS encoding beta-lactamase family protein has product MNKLISLFVILITFSFSQNVLANSSGELNRDINLLTKTFLNSAKQNNVPVTAVEVSVLLPNENQPRDFVAGVKQKDGQLASTKNLVQYGSITKEYTAALILKLVDEGKITLQTPLIKLFPEKFTKNKWPQQWSNVTPEQLLNMTSGITTYSMPKIINTINPYYTNYSLNRLVSLAAKYQMKNGCNQDNLCFKPGTNWGYSNTNYIIAGMIIEKYFKKSYGSMLEKFIIKPLQKQYSVPIYYAMQYNTYLYRNMLHGYLPEETANELDSPLFSPNQDVTIVPLDYVGPAGGLTGTTHALTLLTRAWFDTNLFPGHDKIQKVGLVLPSKKGENVSNKDINSKCLSKVKGCYGLGVGVMYDKKYGQIWMYTGNYLGYATTYAYFKNTKTIIALSQNAGATGQYHQVANHTIDAIYEEVLMYLDKAK; this is encoded by the coding sequence ATGAACAAGCTAATCTCATTATTTGTCATTTTAATAACTTTCAGCTTTTCTCAAAATGTACTCGCTAATTCTAGTGGTGAATTAAACAGAGATATTAATCTTTTAACTAAAACATTTTTAAATAGTGCTAAACAAAATAATGTGCCTGTTACTGCAGTAGAAGTCAGTGTTTTATTACCTAATGAAAATCAACCACGTGATTTTGTTGCTGGTGTTAAACAAAAAGATGGCCAACTTGCTTCAACTAAAAATCTTGTTCAATACGGTAGTATTACAAAAGAGTATACTGCTGCTTTAATTTTAAAATTAGTTGATGAAGGTAAAATTACGCTACAAACCCCATTAATTAAACTATTTCCTGAAAAATTTACAAAAAATAAATGGCCACAACAATGGAGTAATGTGACACCTGAACAATTATTAAATATGACCAGTGGTATCACCACATATTCAATGCCTAAAATTATAAATACCATTAACCCATACTATACCAATTATTCACTTAATCGATTAGTTTCATTGGCAGCAAAATACCAAATGAAAAATGGCTGTAATCAAGATAATTTATGCTTTAAACCAGGTACAAATTGGGGTTATTCAAATACAAACTATATTATTGCAGGAATGATTATTGAAAAATATTTTAAAAAATCTTATGGCAGTATGTTAGAAAAATTTATTATTAAACCGCTACAAAAACAATACAGTGTTCCAATTTACTATGCCATGCAATATAACACTTATCTTTATCGTAATATGCTACACGGTTACTTACCTGAAGAGACAGCAAACGAATTAGATTCACCATTATTTAGTCCAAATCAAGATGTAACCATTGTACCACTTGATTATGTTGGTCCAGCTGGCGGTCTAACTGGTACAACTCATGCATTAACACTATTAACTCGTGCATGGTTTGATACAAATCTATTCCCAGGGCATGACAAAATCCAAAAAGTTGGTTTAGTATTACCTTCTAAAAAAGGTGAAAATGTCAGTAATAAGGATATTAATAGTAAGTGCTTATCAAAAGTTAAGGGCTGCTATGGATTAGGTGTTGGTGTAATGTATGATAAAAAATATGGCCAAATTTGGATGTATACGGGTAATTATTTAGGCTATGCAACAACATATGCCTATTTTAAAAATACTAAAACGATCATTGCCCTATCACAAAATGCTGGTGCAACAGGACAGTATCATCAAGTTGCAAATCATACAATTGATGCAATTTATGAAGAAGTGCTAATGTACTTAGATAAAGCAAAGTAA